A genomic stretch from Sulfurihydrogenibium azorense Az-Fu1 includes:
- the clpP gene encoding ATP-dependent Clp endopeptidase proteolytic subunit ClpP, which produces MDKILNQLVPIVIEQTPRGERAYDIYSRLLKDRIILLGTPIDDHVANLIVAQLLFLEAEDPEKDIYMYINSPGGVVTAGFAIYDTMNYIKPDVVTICIGQAASMGAFLLSAGAKGKRYSLPNARIMIHQPLGGFQGQATDIEIHAREILRLKRMLNEYLAKHTGQPIEKIEADTERDYFMSAEEAKEYGLIDKVIYKRGENV; this is translated from the coding sequence ATGGATAAAATACTAAACCAACTAGTACCTATAGTAATTGAACAAACACCAAGAGGTGAAAGGGCTTACGATATATACTCAAGACTATTAAAAGACAGGATTATACTTCTTGGAACTCCAATAGATGACCACGTTGCTAACCTTATAGTTGCACAGCTTCTATTTTTAGAAGCTGAAGACCCTGAAAAAGACATATACATGTACATAAACTCACCCGGTGGTGTAGTGACAGCAGGATTTGCAATTTACGATACTATGAACTATATAAAGCCGGATGTAGTGACTATATGCATAGGTCAAGCTGCATCTATGGGAGCATTTTTACTCTCTGCAGGAGCTAAAGGAAAAAGATACTCACTTCCTAACGCAAGAATAATGATTCACCAACCACTTGGTGGATTCCAAGGACAAGCTACAGACATAGAGATTCATGCAAGAGAAATTCTTAGATTAAAAAGAATGTTAAATGAATACCTTGCAAAACATACAGGCCAACCTATAGAAAAGATAGAGGCAGATACAGAAAGAGACTACTTTATGTCTGCTGAAGAAGCAAAAGAGTATGGTCTTATAGATAAGGTAATTTACAAAAGAGGTGAAAACGTATAA